In Cryptomeria japonica chromosome 5, Sugi_1.0, whole genome shotgun sequence, the genomic window GAGTGATAACCTAATTTAATGGATTACGGGATGCGTAGAATTTtacattaataagataattttggtttcccactcatggcctagagtgctcatttaggctcaggatgagattgggaaggcttgtCCATCCTAGTGATGTTGATCTAGCATGATCAAACTTCCTTGTCTCTATGAAAGGATTGTTTAGTTCCGCACGAGCTATCATTGATATCATTGGAGTTGTAACATTATCATTCTATATTGGATACTCCTTTGGGAGATTGCATGGGGGATTCACTATCATATCATGCACCTTCATATTGAGGGGattaatatcccaaaaataagggtgcaatatattgcccatcAGTGAAAATAAGGGGGGTTTTAATtaaggctatgaaaaaatgcaatggtttgtgcaaataggggggcttttatttcaggctatgtattgggagggggtggaaaaaaaggagtttagggaaatattttttgaaaataggcggattctttagtatgccatgaacgcggATGATATAACCCaagctcactaagtgaagcccccatggaagATTGATGCAATAATAGTTAATGTAATTGGAAGTTATATAATCTTTGAATGATGTTTAAGTAGTGTGGTGTTGGTAATATTTAAATGATGTAATCATGGATGAATGTATAATCATGTTCTATGCTAAAGGTTATCATAGGAATGTTTCATTTGTGTTATAACTTGAACCTAGTATTCGATATCGATGGTTTTACTTTGCATAATGTTATCATTAGTGCATCATGGTTTTCATATTCTTAGATATTGTTTAGAGCATTGCATAGGTAGCGATGTTAGGGAGCCTGGAAGAGAAATTAGTTTGGGTGAATGATtatcttccacttgtgttattgaTTTATTAATGAGGTATTAATGTAATacaaattgtttaaaaaaaaatattgctatGTTTATTTAGTTAGCTTGTCGTTATACTCTAGGGTTCCTTATTGAGGTGTTACAATAAAcatgaggattagaagtattaaTAAGAGGACCCTAAGCAATCAATAGAGTGAGTATCATGACAAGGATTAAAAGTGTTatgatgaggattagaagcattaagAGTATAATTAAGATGAAATTACAATTATCATAATGAATTGGATACAATGCTAAGCATGTTAGAAATTGTTGTTGTTCTTCCTAAACTTCTTGAGTGAGTAATTGATGTCATCAATAAATTCTACTCTCCACTTATAATTGAAACTATGAGAATGCAAAAATTTGTACTGCAAATCATCTGGAAGAATGATCCACATTTTTTTATAGTTAAAGATATGGACTCATAGTTTGGAAATAAAATTTCTTGTGTTGTAAATGACATATCCTTCCCAGTTTAGGACACAGATGTTGCTACAAATGTCTCTCGTCATGACACTATATAGGTAGTTTGTCTATATGTTAGAATGttcaaatcataaaaaattaaattctCGTACCTCAAATGCCAGAACCAACTTGTATCCTCATATGTCATATTGGCAATATGGTTGTTGTATTCACCAAACTTGAATGGGAACATCGTACTATTTATCATAGGCACAACTATAACCACCATATTCCCCTAATTCTTATCTTtgattgtatattttttattttgaaagaaaactTTACAATTCTAATCACACAATTGTCCAACACTTCACAAATTATTCTTTAACTAGGTAATAAATTTCTATAAAAATCTTCATACCTTCTTTTTTATGGTCTTTTATAGCTTCTTTTGCAGCAAATTCCAATGGTTTTTTATCACCAAATTGGATTATAGATTTCACACTTTCATCCATTGCTTAAAACAACTTCTCATTTCTTGACATATGGTTAGAACAATCAGAATCTAAATAgaaaacatctttactagtatttttagctttggcataagataaaaatagatGATTTGGATGAATCTCATCACCTTCTTGAACATAATAAAGACTTTTATCTTCTTTTAATCTACAATCTCTTTGAAAGTGTCCATACTTGTTACAAAGGTAACAttggatatttatttttattaaaccggcctctacctcttcctcttagACCACATCCACCTCTATTTTGATTCTGATTTTGACCactaccttggccttgattgcttTTGGTGATACTCTTGACATCTTCATTCTTTGTAATTTGTAATTTGGAGGAACAATCTTTCACATCACTTTTTCCAAAAGAATCTCTCAACTTTTCTTTATGAAACATCAAATATCCAACTAGGTGCTCAAACTAAAGGGTAGGGAATTTTTTCCTTTCTTCTATGATTAAAGCAACATAGTTCCACCTTTGGGTGAGATTACTTTACACCTTTCTCCTCAAAACCTCATTATTCATAATTTCTCCAACCATAGCCATCTATTGACCACATCTTTTACCCTGACACAATATTCTTTCACACTTCcaacttcttccatcttcaaattctaTAATTCTCTCTTCCATGTCTATAGCTTTACAACTTTGACTTGAGGATACCTTGGTAAACTTCTCTTAGATTCTTCAAGATAGACCTTCAATTGTCTTTGCATTTGCAATTAATTAaaataagctcttatcaatagCTATTTGAATCTTAAACAATGCTTAACATTCTTCTTCTAGACTGTTTTATCATTGGTTGTGAGGGTATTCTAATCAATTGACTCTACATAACCTGATTCAACAATCTCGCACAcatctttttctttaaaaaaaaagttaTCTTTTTAATACACCAATAGTCATACTCATTTTCAAGGAATTAAGAAATCAACATAATAAAATTTTGGCCAAATTCCAATTCTCAATATAAGCATTCAACGGAAAACTCAATGACGGAAGTCTCAATATAATTTTATTGAATCTTTGACTAAAAAACAGAGAAGCTGAACATAAACAGAGTTTGCAGCATCCTTCCATCTCAGCAAACAGATCGAAGACTAAGAAAAAACAGCAGtttactatcaaaaacaaatcGTAGCTACTGGAGCATGTACAGCATGCTTTATTTGCTGGAATAAAAAAACAAAATTTCTAAGAAAGTTTACTACTCTCGCAAACTAAATATAGGCTAATCAAAACTATGCTTGGTCTTTGCATTATTTGGCCAGCACTAGTACTGGCAGTTAAAGAATGCTCTGAACTATTTGAAAACTATGGAACTAAGAGTAGAACTGTAAACGGCTCTAAAAATAGATTCGTTTGGCAGCAGCATGAAAGTCACATGTGATGAGACTCGACGTGAGCATCAGTTGTCAACATTAACTTTGTCGAGCATCAGTGGCGGCAAGAGTAGAAATTTCGCTTGTGATTGGTTGTTCTTCACTCTCTCTCCTGAACTCCAAATTAGGGGCACCGGGGGTCATTTTCTCAACCTCCTCTCGTTTATATATATAAATCTTACGTACAATGCTGCAAAACTCCctgatttaaaaaaaacaaaaaaagttaaTAGAAAATAATTACAACATGGCCAGGTTATAACAGAATCACCCATTGAGAAGCAAGCTAAGTTTTGGGGGTTGAATATTGGACATTGATACTTACTGCCACGGATCATCTCCTACAAGCATCATATCTCCCTCATCATCTGTGTAGACAAGTTGCCAGCCTTTGCTTGGATCCTCCAGTTGTCCTTCAAAATTGAACATCACCTCAAGCTCATGGAAGAGCTCTTTGTATCCTACAAATTTTGTAAGATCCAGAGCTCGCCCAAGAGCACTACCCTGTTTATGTACCTTCATTGTGATTAAAAATATGGTTCTGAACTGTCagaatctttccaacaatatataaaatttacaaaattctaATTTTTGTCCTACAGAAACTTAAAATGATTACTACCTTAGTACAGCTTCTTCTGTGAGCTCTGCACTGTATTTCTTGTAATGGTATCCAAGATGATGTTTGTTGCTCACAGCTCATAGCAGATGTAGGAGACTTGATCAGCCTTCTTGGCTCCAATTGTTGGTCAACCTCGGAGAATTGTGAAAGAAATTCTTTTGGGGCATGAGCAGAAACTTGTAGGTCTTCCTCGTTGACAGAATCTCTATTTTTTGATGGATTTGTCTCACTGCTTGGGAAAAAGTCAATCAAATGACGACTAGATAATTTGCGATTATTGTTTGCAGGGCCTGAAACGACATCAACTCTCTTATCCTTAGAAGCTTCCCGTGAAGGAAAACCAGGCTGATGCTCTGTTGTTCCATGTTTATTAGCTTGCATGTTTCTCATTAAATTTATGTCAACACCACCATGTGCCCCTGAAACTTCTGAATGGCATGGCATCATATGCATTTTCCGTTTTCCGGATGCTTCCATTCCCAAGTTTGACAAATGTGGGTACGCATTGAAGCCATTCCACTTCACATATCCACCGGTTTTGGGAGATGGCGCCATTGATGTTAGATATTGTTTCTGATTAGACTCATTCATTTCCTGAAATGGTTTACTGGAAAACTTTATTTGTTGTGGATCTTCCGCAATACGATTAGTATATGATCCACAAAGTTCTTGCATTTCACCAATGCCCTGAGAACTGGGAAACGAGTCTCCATATGCTGAGTCATGCCTTTGCAGTGGGATCCAATTTACAGAAACCAATCTTCCTTGAGAGAATACACTTTTTGTTTCGACATCATCTAGTTTTGGATACCACACAACTGTCCTCGGAACACTGTCAACCTTATTTTCATCCAAAGATCCTCCCGAGGTCATGACTTCTTGACCTTGCAAGACCATTGTATTAAATCTTTGCAACTGTGTAGAATCAATTAATGCCTTATCTGAGACGAAAATCAGTCAAAAGAAGAACTTTTGTGAAAAAAAAACAACAATGCCACTTTAATAATGACTCTTTGGTTATGTGTGATTAAAAACATATTACTTACCGAGAACTGACAAATCTTGTTTTGGAGGCAGTACATTCGGCCGGGATCTCTTGTTTTTGGCTTTCGGCAGAGGATTAATTTCTGACTGGGTCAAGGCAGGTTCTATTTTCCATGGTGAGACCCTCTCTGGTTGTGGAATAGCTGATATTGCATCCCATTGTACCTGAAGTTCACAAAACTCGAAGAGTGACTATAAGCAAGAAGATGCACAGTTCTGTATTGATTATATGATGATGATAATTAAAACTGAAGAAAGACTTTCTTCTGTTCCATAAATACCTTGAGGTATCTCCACTTCGAACCCGGCCACCTCAGGGGATCAGAATCACCTATTTCAATGATAGTACCAGTAAATCTGTCCAACGGAAACACATATCAGGCGTACCACACTGTAACAAATACATCATCTTTCAAAGGAAATTCCTGTTACTATGCAATTGCATTTATCTTCTATCTATAGCCATCCAACGGCTGCTAGTTACTGATCTCCAATACAGTACAATGAACATCATATATCTATTTTATAAACTTAAAGCGCTAGGCATATTTCAAAATTCACTATATCCTAATCCAACATAGAACGATTATTGAATGCTTTGCTATCTATTAAATCATAATCCATCCATTTTAAAgtaaaaagtaatcaataggaagaCCGTTGCTCCGGAGCTGCTTCTCCCTCAATTCTCATCCTGAATCTCATGCCAACTAAGAAATTACTGTTCATGGCCTCCACGTATTGGTCATAAGGAATAATGAATTCTGACGGGCTATTTCTGCATAATATGTACAGATCCATACATCAGAACGGATGAAAGAAAAATTTAGAACAGGCAAATGATATAAGCAGATTCAAGTAACATAATGTTTCTTTATCAATGTAATCTAGAAAATATAGGAAGCTCCTCGGTAAACTAGGAGTGCAGATGTCTGTAACACTTAAGCGTGGCTTATAAGAAAAATACTCATAAAATGGATATAAGAAATAAATTGCTGcccatttctctattttgtgaTAGTGCAACGTAATACTACTTTGGGAACCCCATAAACTCAAAACAATTTGTTTAAACAACCATGCAACTATCTCATAACCTAAAGGACAGGCTTGCGGGTGCCTAGTACTTACTGCAACCATGTGTATTTAATAtggatatctttgtaaagtactaaAATGCATCCCATCCCAAATCATAAAACTATCAGGGCTTTGTAAGTTCGTACAATTTGACAGGTTACCTGgatgcttctggattagattggTGTATATTTGAAAATATAGATATATGCAATCTAATCCAAAAGCATCAATTACAGCATAATTTCATGGATTATGAAAATCTACTAACATTAAAAGTTACTCAGCGTCCttttgattttttcagaaaaatattgaGTGGTAAGAGCCTAGCAGTAAATATCATCAGTTTTCACCTTGGCTTGTAGTAGACACTAAACTTAGTCCTACTTGAAATGGCATGTGACGCAGCTGCAAGGACAGCAATCTGCATTCTGCCACTGGATATAACTGAGGATGGAATGTTACTTTGCTGACACATGGCACGCCTGACCCCTACACGTAATTCGCCATTTTCATCCCTGAAGCCAAAAACATCTTATATAAATGACAAGAATACACAAAATATAACATTTTACGAAAGCTTGATACAGATGACAATGGCGAAGCCTAGAAACCTGAGAAAGATGAACGCATCTCCTGCTACAAGCCTTTTGGAGTTAACAAAGACTTTCCACCCAACTGTCAGCAAATGTATCCTTCTCTCATCTATGTTTTGCaatcaaacaaaatgaaaatgtgttagtaattaaaaacaaatttcttttataaaaaactCCTTAGCAACGATTAATCATAAAAGCTTCTTTCACATATTCTCAATTCACTAAATTAAAACACTCAAAAACTCAATGATATTAATGACAAATGATTTACAGTTTAAAGCAGGACTCCAGTATTTCACTATATAAACTAGAAACAATGTCTGAACCAGCTGATTTCAGTAGACAAATAAATTTGTTTCTGTTGATGTCATTGCATATAAATGTCATCCAATTGCAAGATTAAAAGAGAAGTAGACTGTTAATGATTAGAAAGTGTTGGGAAAAACGCACACAGAAATAAGCCTAAAATTGGAAATTAGTCCACATAACATTATATATAGATAATAAACAAAACAACTACAA contains:
- the LOC131036517 gene encoding auxin response factor 2A-like; translated protein: MCQQSNIPSSVISSGRMQIAVLAAASHAISSRTKFSVYYKPRNSPSEFIIPYDQYVEAMNSNFLVGMRFRMRIEGEAAPEQRFTGTIIEIGDSDPLRWPGSKWRYLKVQWDAISAIPQPERVSPWKIEPALTQSEINPLPKAKNKRSRPNVLPPKQDLSVLDKALIDSTQLQRFNTMVLQGQEVMTSGGSLDENKVDSVPRTVVWYPKLDDVETKSVFSQGRLVSVNWIPLQRHDSAYGDSFPSSQGIGEMQELCGSYTNRIAEDPQQIKFSSKPFQEMNESNQKQYLTSMAPSPKTGGYVKWNGFNAYPHLSNLGMEASGKRKMHMMPCHSEVSGAHGGVDINLMRNMQANKHGTTEHQPGFPSREASKDKRVDVVSGPANNNRKLSSRHLIDFFPSSETNPSKNRDSVNEEDLQVSAHAPKEFLSQFSEVDQQLEPRRLIKSPTSAMSCEQQTSSWIPLQEIQCRAHRRSCTKVHKQGSALGRALDLTKFVGYKELFHELEVMFNFEGQLEDPSKGWQLVYTDDEGDMMLVGDDPWQEFCSIVRKIYIYKREEVEKMTPGAPNLEFRRESEEQPITSEISTLAATDARQS